In the Desulfuromonas sp. DDH964 genome, CCTCGATTCTCGGTCGCTCCCGGCGCTATTCGTACTTGATGTCGATCAATTCGTAAATCTTGATCCCCGAGGGGACCTTGATCCGGACCTCATCGTCGAGACGATGGCCGATCAGGGCCTTGCCAACCGGCGAGGTGACCGAGATCTTGCCACCCTTGATGTCGGCTTCGTCCTCACCGACGATCTGATAGGTTACCTCGTTGCCGGAATCGGCGTCACAGAGGGTGACGGTGGCCCCGAATACGACCTTGTCTGATTCGAGTTCGGCGGGATCGATAACCTGGGCCCGGGCAATCTTGTCGTTGAGTTCCTTGATGCGTCCCTCGATGAACCCTTGACGATCCTTGGCGGCATCGTACTCGGCGTTCTCGGACAGGTCACCGTGGCCACGGGCCTCGGCGATGGCCTGGACGACCGCCGGACGGTCGACGCGGATCAGGCGTTTCAGTTCTTCCTGAAGGCGCTGATAGCCTTCACGGGTCATGGGAATCGATTGCGACATGTCGTTTATTCTACCTTTAGACCGGAAAATCTACGGGCGGGTTACCCCGCCCGTTTGGCTCGTAGCAGCATGTATTTGTTCAACATAATCAAGCTTAACGGCTCGGATAATACTCTTGAAGCGGTTTTACGTCAAGCATTTCTCGACTCATGGCCAGAATTCCATCCACCGCTGCTTTCATGCCTGCTACGGTGGTGAAGTAGGCGACACTGTACATCAGCGCCGAACGGCGGATCGAATAGGAATCGGCGACCGACTGGGCACCAAAGGTCGTATTGAATACCATTGAAATTTCATGACTTTTAATGGCATCGACACAGTGAGGCCGCCCTTCCTTGACCTTGTTGATGGGCGTACTCGCAAGCCCCTTCTCGGCGAGGAAAGACGCGGTCCCATGGGTGGCGACGATTTCAAAACCCGCCCCGATCAGCTGGGCGCAGGGCTCGAGAATATATTTTTTGTCACTGTCTTTGACGCTGACGAAGACCTTGCCGGAGAGGGGCAGTTTCACCCCGGCGCCGAGCTGGGCCTTGGCGAAGGCCTTGCCGAACTCCATGTCGATCCCCATCACCTCCCCCGTCGACTTCATCTCCGGACCGAGCAGGGTATCGACCCCGGGGAACTTGGCGAAGGGGAAGACCGACTCCTTGACGGAAACGTGTTTCGGTACGATATCGCCATGAATCCCAAGCTCCTTCAGAGATTTACCTGACATCAGGCGGGCGGCGATCTTGGCCAGGGGCCGGCCGGTCGCCTTGGAGACAAAGGGGGCGGTACGGCTGGCGCGGGGGTTGACTTCGAGCAGGTAGATCGTGTCTCCCTTGACGGCGAACTGGATATTCATCAACCCGATGACCTGGAGTTCCAGGGCCAGGGCCACGGTCTGACGCCGGATCTCCGCGATCAGTTCCGGTTTCAGGGAGAAGGGTGGCAGGGCACAGGCCGAATCGCCGGAGTGGATGCCGGCCTCTTCGATATGCTGCATGATGCCGCCAATGACAACTTCCTCACCATCGGCGAGGGCATCGACGTCAACCTCGATCGCCTCTTCAAGGAACTTGTCGACCAGGATCGGGTGCTCCGGAGAAGCATCGACCGCATGTTTCATGTAGGAACGCAGCTGGTTGACATCATAGACGATCTCCATCGCCCGGCCACCAAGGACGTATGAAGGGCGTACCACCACCGGGTAACTGATACGATCGGCGACCTTTTCTGCCTCCTCGAAGGAACGGGCCAGGCCATTCTCCGGCTGGCGCAGGTCGAGCTTGTGCAGCAGGGCCTGGAACCGTTCCCGATCTTCGGCACGGTCGATGGCATCGGGACTGGTACCGATGATCGGGACGCCTGCTTTTTCGAGGGCAACGGCCAGCTTCAACGGCGTCTGGCCGCCAAACTGGACGATGACACCGAAGGGTTTTTCGATGGCGACGATTTCGAGGACATCTTCCAGCGTCAAGGGCTCGAAGTAGAGGCGGTCCGAGGTGTCGTAGTCGGTAGAAACAGTTTCGGGGTTGCAGTTGACCATGATGGTCTCAAAGCCGTCCTCAGCGAGGGCAAAGGCGCCATGGACGCAGCAGTAATCGAACTCGATCCCCTGCCCGATCCGGTTTGGCCCGCCGCCGAGGATCATGATTTTTTTGCGGTCGGTCGGCTGCGCCTCACACTCAGTCTCGTAGGTCGAGTAGAGGTACGGCGTAAAGGCCTCGAATTCGGCTCCGCAGGTATCGACGCGCTTGAAGACCGGGCGGACGCCAAGGTGGTGGCGCAGGCTGCGGACATCCTCCTCGGTAACGCCCCACAGCACCGCCAGGCGCCGATCGGAGAAGCCCAGCTGCTTGGCCTCCCGCAACAGCTCCGTGAAGTCGGCATCGGCCCTGGCCACCTCCCCTGCCCTTTCCACCAGGACCAGTTCGAAGTCGATAATCTGGCGGATATTGTGCAGGAACCAGGGATCGATCCAGGTCAGTTGATGGATTTCGGCATTGGAAAAGCCCGCCCGCATGGCGTCTGCCAGATACCAGAGCCGGTCCGCGTTAGGAATGCGCAGCTTGCTGCGCAGCAGGTCGAGTTCTTCTGCCGAGAGGGCGCGGCGGTAATCGTCCGGCGTGGCAAAAATCCGGCTCTCGAAGCCATGGGAACCGATCTCCAGGGAGCGCAGCGCTTTTTGCAGGCTCTCCTTGAAG is a window encoding:
- the greA gene encoding transcription elongation factor GreA, which produces MSQSIPMTREGYQRLQEELKRLIRVDRPAVVQAIAEARGHGDLSENAEYDAAKDRQGFIEGRIKELNDKIARAQVIDPAELESDKVVFGATVTLCDADSGNEVTYQIVGEDEADIKGGKISVTSPVGKALIGHRLDDEVRIKVPSGIKIYELIDIKYE
- the carB gene encoding carbamoyl-phosphate synthase large subunit, coding for MPKRTDIKKILIIGAGPIVIGQACEFDYSGTQACKALKEEGYFVILLNSNPATIMTDPDFADRTYIEPVTPEVLARIIEKERPDALLPTLGGQTALNTAVAVAKNGTLEKYGVELIGAKLPAIEMAEDRTLFKQAMERIGIAVPRSGLAHNYQEAIDIIEHVGFPAIIRPSFTLGGTGGGIAYNREEYETMAVAGIDASPTNEILVEESVIGWKEFELEVMRDLADNVVIICSIENFDPMGVHTGDSITVAPAQTLTDKEYQILRDASIKIIREIGVETGGSNIQFGINPQDGRLVVIEMNPRVSRSSALASKATGFPIAKIAAKLSVGYTLDEIPNDITRETFASFEPTIDYVVTKIPRFTFEKFPQADATLTTQMKSVGEVMAIGRTFKESLQKALRSLEIGSHGFESRIFATPDDYRRALSAEELDLLRSKLRIPNADRLWYLADAMRAGFSNAEIHQLTWIDPWFLHNIRQIIDFELVLVERAGEVARADADFTELLREAKQLGFSDRRLAVLWGVTEEDVRSLRHHLGVRPVFKRVDTCGAEFEAFTPYLYSTYETECEAQPTDRKKIMILGGGPNRIGQGIEFDYCCVHGAFALAEDGFETIMVNCNPETVSTDYDTSDRLYFEPLTLEDVLEIVAIEKPFGVIVQFGGQTPLKLAVALEKAGVPIIGTSPDAIDRAEDRERFQALLHKLDLRQPENGLARSFEEAEKVADRISYPVVVRPSYVLGGRAMEIVYDVNQLRSYMKHAVDASPEHPILVDKFLEEAIEVDVDALADGEEVVIGGIMQHIEEAGIHSGDSACALPPFSLKPELIAEIRRQTVALALELQVIGLMNIQFAVKGDTIYLLEVNPRASRTAPFVSKATGRPLAKIAARLMSGKSLKELGIHGDIVPKHVSVKESVFPFAKFPGVDTLLGPEMKSTGEVMGIDMEFGKAFAKAQLGAGVKLPLSGKVFVSVKDSDKKYILEPCAQLIGAGFEIVATHGTASFLAEKGLASTPINKVKEGRPHCVDAIKSHEISMVFNTTFGAQSVADSYSIRRSALMYSVAYFTTVAGMKAAVDGILAMSREMLDVKPLQEYYPSR